The DNA window ATGCCGTCGCAAAACGTAATGTTTGTTCTTTATCCCAGTTATTAAGATGTCCCCAGCATATACCAGCAACCAAGGTATCACCTGCACCAACCGTACTAACTACATCCATTGTTGGTGGTTTTGCCTGTAACCACCCCTCTTTGTTTAACCACATAACTCCGTCAGCACCAAGCGATACAACCACATTAGCAATACCCGTGTTTGATAACTGCTGCGCAATTTCGGTTAACGATTTTTCCGCTTGTGACATACTTGCCGCCCAATGCGCTAACTCTTCATCATTCGGTTTTATTAGCCAAGGTTTTACCGCAAGTCCTGCACTTAATGCGGCATTACTGCTATCGAAAAAGACCTTTTTACCTGCCTGTTGCAATTTTTCAATCCAATTAGCACACACTTCAGGACTAACACCGACAGGTAAACTACCCGCAATAATAAATACGTCATGACTTAGCGATAAGTTAAACAGCATGGTTTCAAATTCTACGAGTGCCGCAGCAGTAACGCTTACGCCCGGAAAGTTAATATCACTAACCTGACTGTTAGCTTCGACTAACTTAACGTTGATACGTGTGGCACCTTGTACTCGAATAAATTTATCTGTGATATTGGTACGCTCAAATAACTGACAAAAAGGCGCTTCATTTTCAATACCTAAAAATCCAGTCGCTATCACATCGGCCCCGAGATCAGCCAATACTTTAGCGACATTCACGCCTTTACCCGCAGGCTCTAATGCGCAATGCTTAACTTGGTTTACCGACCCTTTAGCAAGTGTCTGCAAGTGGCCCGTTAAATCCAATGCAGGATTTAGCGTCACAGTTACTACTTTTAATGTTGTTAATTGCATGGCCATTATTTACCTTCACCTAATCCAGCATCAATCCCCTCACCAATGGCTTTTAACGCTAGTTCAGCGTCACTACCTTGGGCTGTAAACGTAAGCGCTTCATTGCAACTTACGCCTAAAGACATTAATCTCATCAGGCTTTTCGCATTGGTTGATTTACCAGCCATGTTTGTAACTTGAATATCAGCCTGATATTGCTTGGCGATATTCACGAGTATTGCACTTGGTCTTGCATGTAAACCATGACTGTTATGAATCGTAAATATGGCTGTTACGCCACTCGGTTTAACTTTCGTCAATAAACCGATAATAATGTCTGCATCTGTATTAAATAACTGATTAACTTGTTGCTGGTAAATTAAATCGGCTACGCATTGCATGTTATTCAAATGCAGATCGTTAGCACTTGCTAGCATGAGCACGCCTTGAACAGGCAAGCGGTCTTGATATAAAGGTTCTGCTGGTGTTACAAACGAGATAGCGGTTGTCGCTACCGACTTCGTTGTTTTAGCTAACCATAAACCTTGACCCAGATAAGTCGCAGCTGTCGTGATAGCATCAGCAACCCCCGTATTATCAATACAGTGATGATGTTTCAGTAAACCAGCAGCAACAGCGGTGAGTTGTGATAGGTCTTTCGCTGGGAAGTCGAGTTGTACTAAGTCAGTTGTTAATAACGTTTCTGATTGCTGAGTACCGTTAAGTTCTTTGCCATCTAATAAAGTAATAATGGATTCAGCACTGCCGCATTGCTGCAACTGTTGTTCGATACCGTCAGCACTTAATACATGCGTCAATTGTTTTAAAATAGCCAAATGCTCATCCGACTTAGCTGCAATCGCAATGGCTAAATAAACAGTTTGTCCTTCACCCCAATCAACGCCTTGTGGGTAATGATGTAATTGCACACCCGTTTTATTAACCAAGTCACGCGTATCAACCGTGCCATGTGGGATCGCAATGCCATTACCTAAATACGTAGAGTGCTGCGCTTCACGCGCCAACATACCCTCGACATAATTTGCTTCCACATAATTTTTATTTGCCAAATTTTGCGCAAGCGTTTTAATAGCGAGCTGTTTGTTCAGCGCCGATTGATTTAACTTAATGTCATTCGAAGACAGTGACAACATAACTTTACTCCATAATACCTGAGGTAATAACGCGATTTACTCTTTGCTTCAAAGCTAAGCTGAATCGTTTCAGCAAATGAGCAATAAAAAAGGTTTCAGTGATGACAAAATGATAATAAATGGCATTGCTGAAACCTTTCAGCTAATATACTGAAGTGTTTCTAGACTGATTACAATTTTCAATAACAAATCATGTAAAAAATTATGAGCGAGCGCACAGATTAGGGATGAAACAACCATGACATTAGATGAAATAGCCAAACTAGCAGGTGTATCACGTACCACAGCTAGTTATGTGATCAACGGAAAAGCCAGTAAATACCGCATTAGCGAAAAAACCCAGCAAAAAGTAATGGCTGTCGTTAATGAACATAATTACCGCCCTGATCACGCTGCACAGTCTTTACGTGCGGGCAGTAACCGCTCACTGGGCTTAATCATTCCTGATTTAGAAAACAGCAGTTATGCTAAATTAGCCAAATTACTCGAGCGTGATGCGCGTAAAGCGGGATACCAGCTCATCATTTCTTGCTCTGATGATGACGCGGAGACCGAGATAAAAGTCGCAGAAACCTTATTAAGTCGTCGTATTGATGCTTTATTAGTAGCGAGTGCACTTCCTGCTGAACATAACTATTACCGCACTGTTCAAGCCAATGGCGTGCCAGTTATCGGGTTAGATCGTGCGATGGATGATGAAATTTTTTCTTGTGTTATCAGTGAAGACTTAGGCGGAGCTTATGAGCTTACCCAAGCCTTATTACAAGAAGATATTCGTTCCATCGGCTTAGTTGGCGCAGTACCAGATCTTGGTATATCGAAAGAACGTGAACAAGGGTTCCTATCCGCAATTAAGCACCATGGTATCCCGGTTAAAAAGTTAACCGCTTATGGTGATCATTTTAGTCAAGATCAGGGTCAATCCCAAGTGCAACAATGGATAGATAATGATTCATTCCCTGATGCTATCTTAGCGACCTCATATACGCTATTTGAAGGCGTACTTGATTGTTTGATACTCAATCCAAGCTTAATGACAACAACGAAATTGGCTACTTTTGGTGATAACCGACTGCTGGATTTCCTGCCCAGCAAAATTCAATCATTACCGCAGCAATTTGAATTAATTGCCGAACACGCGCTTAAAATGGCGTTAAATGCAGTGAATGGCTGCAATAAGCCCTGTGTTGAAGTCGTCTCTCGAAAAATAATACGCCGCTAATACAAACTCCGAAATAACAAATACAGTTATCGATACGGTGCAAATAAAGGCAATAGCCAGTCAACGAACATTTGCACTTTTAGCGGTAATAGACTGGCGGTTGGTGTAAGTAAATAGTAGCTATACGGACTGACAAAACCGGCTGAAAATGGCACGACTAAACTGCCATCCGCAAGTTGCTGACTCACAAAAAATCGCGGGATCAATGCCACCCCCATACTGCTTACGGCTTACGGCTGCCTGAGCATATAGAAATGCTCCATACCAAACTTATTATCCGTGGTTAACTCCATTCCTATATCATCAGCCCAATAGCGCCATAAGCCTGGTCTCGAAGTATGCTCAAGTAAAGTCATATTGTTGATATCATGCAGTGATGTCATCTGTTGCGCTAATTGCGGTGAGCACACAAGGCACAAATCCTCATCCATCAACTTAATTACATTACAACCTTGTGGTCGTGTCGTTGCACTACGTATTGCAATGTCATACTGATGTTGAGTGAAATCAATCGTAAAATCACCAATTGATAAATCAACGAATAAATTAGGATTACTGAGCTTGAAGCTTTCCAGACTCGGGATTAACCAATTAATCGTCAAACTCGGTAATACATTGATAGCGATACGCTGTGCTAATTTAGGCTGGAATATGAGTTCTTGCGTGGCACTATTAATTGTTTGCAACGCATTCTGCACCTTCAGAAAGTAAGGTTTCGCCTCTTCAGTAAGTACTAACTTTCGATGTTGGCGAATGAATAGACTCACACCAAGGTATTGCTCCAATATCTTCACCTGTTTACTCACGGCTCCATGCGTCACAAACAACTCCTTAGCAGCTAGCGTAAAACTCACATTTCTTGCGGCTGACTCAAAAGCTCGCATGGCATTTAATGGTGGTAAATTAGGATACATAGTAATACTCATTTTAAATGACGAATACAAACTGCGTGAGTTTAACTCACACTATAAAGAAGATAACTCCTTTGCGTTAATCGTGCAAATAAGATTATATAGCCAGGTTATTTCAAGATATTGCAATTAAATTACGCAGGAGTACAACACCATGGGTTTGGATATGTCGTTACAATTATCAGTAGAAATTGTTGGACTGTTATTTTTAGTGGCTGTCGTCGCTGGTTTTATTGATTCTATCGCTGGCGGTGGTGGTCTACTGACTATCCCTGTATTGCTCTGGGTTGGTCTTCCTCCTGCAACAGCCCTTGCAACCAATAAACTGCAAGCCTGTGGTGGTAGTTTCTTTGCCAGTTTTTACTTCATTCGCAAAGGCATGGTCGATATAAGGAAAATGAAGCTAGCAATTGCCTGCGCTTTCATCGGCTCAGCCCTCGGCAGTATTGCTATCCAATCCATTGACCCTAGCATATTGGAAGTAGTCTTACCTTTCCTCATCCTTGCAATCGGCGGTTACTTTTTATTTTCGAAACAAATTAGCGATGAAGATAAACATCAGGTACTTACTCCAACATTATTTGCAGTAACAGCGGCTTTCGGTGTTGGTTTATATGATGGATTTTTTGGTCCAGGCACTGGCAGCTTCTTTGCAATGGCATTTGTCTCGCTAGCAGGGTTCGGATTGGCTAAAGCAACTGCACACGCCAAAGTACTAAATTTAGCAACTAATATCGCATCGTTGATATTTTTTGCACTCGGCGGGAAGGTACTCTGGGCATTAGGTGGCATTATGTTAGTTGGCCAAGCGCTAGGGGCAACACTTGGCTCACGTTTAGTATTATCAAAAGGCGTTAAAATCATTAAGCCATTAATGGTCACCATGTCTATCGCGATGAGCTTGAAACTGCTTTATTCGTAATGGTTTACACCCCGCCACACTACGTCGTCGTTACTTGCCATTGCAGTCTCAGAGCAGCATTTTGCAAGTAACGGTCAAAATTCTCTAGTAAAGACTCTGCACAGCTAGATAACTCAACGTACGATTTCCCCTCTTCAGGAAACGTATGCACAGCAGCATGACTTTCAGCTAACAACCACAGGGCAGTATAACCTTGTGGTTGAAAATAATGCTCAACAAAGTTCAATACCATAAAGCCAGCACGGTGAAGCTCAGCTGAAATCATACTTTTAAGCTCTTCGGTATCACAGCTACTTAACCACCAACGTTGATTATATATTTTTGCTTTCATCGTTATTTTCACTTACCAATATTACAATAAAACAACACAGTTACAGGGTATTAATACTATGCACCGTAACTAATTCTTATACAACTCAGACTCAGTTTGCCACGCTTCACGGTTATAATCATACAAT is part of the Moritella viscosa genome and encodes:
- a CDS encoding membrane protein, with the translated sequence MGLDMSLQLSVEIVGLLFLVAVVAGFIDSIAGGGGLLTIPVLLWVGLPPATALATNKLQACGGSFFASFYFIRKGMVDIRKMKLAIACAFIGSALGSIAIQSIDPSILEVVLPFLILAIGGYFLFSKQISDEDKHQVLTPTLFAVTAAFGVGLYDGFFGPGTGSFFAMAFVSLAGFGLAKATAHAKVLNLATNIASLIFFALGGKVLWALGGIMLVGQALGATLGSRLVLSKGVKIIKPLMVTMSIAMSLKLLYS
- the fruR gene encoding fructose repressor encodes the protein MTLDEIAKLAGVSRTTASYVINGKASKYRISEKTQQKVMAVVNEHNYRPDHAAQSLRAGSNRSLGLIIPDLENSSYAKLAKLLERDARKAGYQLIISCSDDDAETEIKVAETLLSRRIDALLVASALPAEHNYYRTVQANGVPVIGLDRAMDDEIFSCVISEDLGGAYELTQALLQEDIRSIGLVGAVPDLGISKEREQGFLSAIKHHGIPVKKLTAYGDHFSQDQGQSQVQQWIDNDSFPDAILATSYTLFEGVLDCLILNPSLMTTTKLATFGDNRLLDFLPSKIQSLPQQFELIAEHALKMALNAVNGCNKPCVEVVSRKIIRR
- the fruK gene encoding 1-phosphofructokinase; amino-acid sequence: MAMQLTTLKVVTVTLNPALDLTGHLQTLAKGSVNQVKHCALEPAGKGVNVAKVLADLGADVIATGFLGIENEAPFCQLFERTNITDKFIRVQGATRINVKLVEANSQVSDINFPGVSVTAAALVEFETMLFNLSLSHDVFIIAGSLPVGVSPEVCANWIEKLQQAGKKVFFDSSNAALSAGLAVKPWLIKPNDEELAHWAASMSQAEKSLTEIAQQLSNTGIANVVVSLGADGVMWLNKEGWLQAKPPTMDVVSTVGAGDTLVAGICWGHLNNWDKEQTLRFATALSALAVTQVGVGVKDINSVFTMSEHIAIC
- a CDS encoding HTH-type transcriptional regulator, LysR family; translated protein: MSITMYPNLPPLNAMRAFESAARNVSFTLAAKELFVTHGAVSKQVKILEQYLGVSLFIRQHRKLVLTEEAKPYFLKVQNALQTINSATQELIFQPKLAQRIAINVLPSLTINWLIPSLESFKLSNPNLFVDLSIGDFTIDFTQHQYDIAIRSATTRPQGCNVIKLMDEDLCLVCSPQLAQQMTSLHDINNMTLLEHTSRPGLWRYWADDIGMELTTDNKFGMEHFYMLRQP
- the fruB gene encoding PTS system, fructose-specific IIA/FPR component, coding for MLSLSSNDIKLNQSALNKQLAIKTLAQNLANKNYVEANYVEGMLAREAQHSTYLGNGIAIPHGTVDTRDLVNKTGVQLHHYPQGVDWGEGQTVYLAIAIAAKSDEHLAILKQLTHVLSADGIEQQLQQCGSAESIITLLDGKELNGTQQSETLLTTDLVQLDFPAKDLSQLTAVAAGLLKHHHCIDNTGVADAITTAATYLGQGLWLAKTTKSVATTAISFVTPAEPLYQDRLPVQGVLMLASANDLHLNNMQCVADLIYQQQVNQLFNTDADIIIGLLTKVKPSGVTAIFTIHNSHGLHARPSAILVNIAKQYQADIQVTNMAGKSTNAKSLMRLMSLGVSCNEALTFTAQGSDAELALKAIGEGIDAGLGEGK
- a CDS encoding S-adenosylmethionine decarboxylase, whose protein sequence is MKAKIYNQRWWLSSCDTEELKSMISAELHRAGFMVLNFVEHYFQPQGYTALWLLAESHAAVHTFPEEGKSYVELSSCAESLLENFDRYLQNAALRLQWQVTTT